CGGTTTAACCAGCTGTATTCCACATCGACAACTTCTGTTTCCTGTAAATTTCTGTTCATACTTTACCATTACTAATAAGACTGATTCCGGCATCCAGCAGTCTAACGCCCATAGTGGCTTGCTCAACCTCAACCAGACCGAATTGATATTTACACAAACGCAGAACATCAACGATTATAACATCATGAATCCAGTGATGCATGACATGCATCTCCTGATCACCCTCGGCGATGGCAATTGAGATGGCATAACTATCCGAAGAGATCGAGGGCCAGATAAATTCAAAGTTCACGAGATAACTTTCGTTGGGTCGAAGCGGCGGCAATTCAGTATTAAGACTGATATTATTGAAACCGAAAATCTCAATGCCGAGCTTGTTTTTCACGAGAAAACCGACTATCGGCTTTTTGATTTCGCTTTTTGACTCCAGCCAGACATGGAAAGTGACGTTTTCCCCGCCGTACACCGCTTCAACCTTCCCGCGCTCCTGAGAGAACAGAGCCACCTGGCTGATGGTGACCTCCCCCGTGCCGAAAGATGTGGCTCCCACCTCGGTTTTATCGAACGCGACCGCCGCGCCCCCACCCCCAGCCTGGTCGCCCGCGACAACCACCGGAATGGGGGTTTCCAAAGCCACCGGCTCCGCCGGCCCGCCTTCGTAAAAGGCTTGAGTATATTTGTCAACGATTTTCTTCGGCCCCCCGATTTCCACCAGCCGGCCGTCATGCAGCCAAACCACCTGATCGCATAAGGTAAGAACCGCGTTCATATCGTGAGTTACCAGCAGCATCGTACTGCGGTCTTTGAATGACTTGATTTTTTTCATGCATTTATGCTGAAAACGGGCATCGCCGACGGCCAGGGCCTCATCAATCACCAGAATATCGGGAGAGACATGAACGGCCACCGCAAAAGCCAGCCGCATCAACATGCCGCTGGAATAATTTTTCACAGGTTGATCGATGAATTCGCCGATTTCCGCAAACGCCTCGATCTCGGGAAAAAGCTCTTCCATTTCCGCGCGGCCGACCTCGGCCAAAGCACCGGAAAAAAACACATTCTGCCGACCGGTATATTCCGGATTAAAACCTGAGCCCAGTTCCAGTAAGGCCGCAATCCTGCCATTAACCGTACAAGTACCGCGACTGGGCTGAATGACACCGCAAACGATCTTAAGCAGGGTTGACTTACCACTGCCGTTAAGACCGATGACCCCCCAGGTCTGCCCTTGGGGAACCATCAGATCAACGCCTTTCAAGGCCTGGAAATCATCATAATATCTTCGTTTGCGCGGGTCGAAAGCCTCTTTAAAACGAGCCAGCGGCGATTGATAAAGACGATAACTCTTTTCAATGCCCTGCATGGAGATGGCATAATCAGGCAACATCAGCTATTTTTCCCTGACATTTCCGCTTTGGCGGCCAGAGGAAACAGAACCCCCCAATGATAATAACACAGCTCCCGTAAACGCCGCCGTCGGTTTTTCCGTCCTTGCCTGGCGATAACCACGCTATCCTGCCAGCTGTTACTGTCGTCCCCCCAGTCGCTTCGGGGTTCACCGGTATAAACATCGAGCATTTCCAGGCCCGCGTATTGCACCAGGGCCCGCATACCATCCTTGTAAAAACGCCAGCAATCAACCGGAAAACGATGCTCCGGGCCGCCGGATGGAGCAATCAGACAACACAGACCGGCGGGCTTCAGAACCCGGCTTAACTCAAGGATCGTGAGCCAGAAAAATTCAATATGCTCAAAGGCCTGCCCTGAAACGAAAACATCCACCGAATCGCTGGTAAGCTCACGCCAGCGATAGGGGTTGGCCAGAACCAAATCGACATTCGGCCCCGGACTGACATCGATGCCCAGATAACGCCAGGGCTTGTGGTCGAAAAGTACGCGATAGGAACCGTTGACATCATAACTGCCCAGATCGGCGACCAACAATTGCCGCCCTTGCTCTTGAGCCAGAAATTGATCACGAAAACGGGTCATGTACAAGAATGAACTTTGGTGCATCGGTTTATAATACATCCGCAAAATGCGGTCGCAGGCGACGAAAAACCAAGGCCCCGACCAAAAGAAAAACGCCGGCCACAGCCCAGAAATAAAGCCCCCAGCGCCAATTATGCCAGAAGGGCACACCGTAAATAATCGAGTTCCGGTAACCCTGGACAATGTAGTAAATAGGATTTAATTTAAGCAGGCTCTGTACGGCGGAAGGCATGATATTGATATCCCAGAAGATGGGCGTCCCCCAAAAACCGATCTGCAGACAAAGCTGCACCAGCTGTCCGGTATCTCGAAAAAAAACATTGATCGAAGCCGTCAGCCAGCTCAAGCCCAGCACCAGAATAACCATGGCGACATAATAATAGACTATCTGCAGGATCCAGAAAGTCACGGAAATCTTATACCCCCAGAGTAAAACCAGCAACAGAAGCAGAAAAACGGCATGACTGACCAGGGCCGCCCCGATTGTCGCCACCGGCAGAATCGAGGTTGGGAAACGCACCTTTTTGACCAGATGCGGATTCGCCGCCACAATTCCGGTGGCCCGGCCCCAGATTTCCGAGAAATTGAACCAGGCCGCCATGCCGGCCGTCAACCAGATGACAAAAGGAATATCGTTCAACGGACGGGCTTTCAGGCCGTAACCGAAAACAAACCAGAAAATCAGAATCAAAGCCAGAGGGTTGATAATTGTCCAGACAAAACCCAGCCGGGAACCAATATACTGAGCCGCCACTTCCCGTTTGACCAACTCCCAAATCAGATAGCGACGCTGCCATATAAGCAGAAAAAAATCAAGGACAAGCCGCAAATCAGGCCCTCACCAATGGCTCCGGGGTTGTCGTCTGGCGCAGAATCTGCAGGGGCGCCAGACGCCCCCGGCAGCGCGCCGACGCTGTGGTTCCAGAATGCACCTCGGCCAGAACTTCCCCGCATTCATTTCGCAATTCCAGTACCATAACTGAAAAAATATCCATCTTCGGGGCCAGCACCTCGAAACTTTCGCCACAACGCAGGCGGTCCTTGATACTCAATCGTACCCAAGAAGAATCCGCCGCCGCATCGTAATCAATCAGCTCGATCAC
Above is a window of Pseudomonadota bacterium DNA encoding:
- a CDS encoding ABC transporter ATP-binding protein, producing the protein MLPDYAISMQGIEKSYRLYQSPLARFKEAFDPRKRRYYDDFQALKGVDLMVPQGQTWGVIGLNGSGKSTLLKIVCGVIQPSRGTCTVNGRIAALLELGSGFNPEYTGRQNVFFSGALAEVGRAEMEELFPEIEAFAEIGEFIDQPVKNYSSGMLMRLAFAVAVHVSPDILVIDEALAVGDARFQHKCMKKIKSFKDRSTMLLVTHDMNAVLTLCDQVVWLHDGRLVEIGGPKKIVDKYTQAFYEGGPAEPVALETPIPVVVAGDQAGGGGAAVAFDKTEVGATSFGTGEVTISQVALFSQERGKVEAVYGGENVTFHVWLESKSEIKKPIVGFLVKNKLGIEIFGFNNISLNTELPPLRPNESYLVNFEFIWPSISSDSYAISIAIAEGDQEMHVMHHWIHDVIIVDVLRLCKYQFGLVEVEQATMGVRLLDAGISLISNGKV
- a CDS encoding methyltransferase domain-containing protein produces the protein MHQSSFLYMTRFRDQFLAQEQGRQLLVADLGSYDVNGSYRVLFDHKPWRYLGIDVSPGPNVDLVLANPYRWRELTSDSVDVFVSGQAFEHIEFFWLTILELSRVLKPAGLCCLIAPSGGPEHRFPVDCWRFYKDGMRALVQYAGLEMLDVYTGEPRSDWGDDSNSWQDSVVIARQGRKNRRRRLRELCYYHWGVLFPLAAKAEMSGKNS
- a CDS encoding ABC transporter permease, which codes for MRLVLDFFLLIWQRRYLIWELVKREVAAQYIGSRLGFVWTIINPLALILIFWFVFGYGLKARPLNDIPFVIWLTAGMAAWFNFSEIWGRATGIVAANPHLVKKVRFPTSILPVATIGAALVSHAVFLLLLLVLLWGYKISVTFWILQIVYYYVAMVILVLGLSWLTASINVFFRDTGQLVQLCLQIGFWGTPIFWDINIMPSAVQSLLKLNPIYYIVQGYRNSIIYGVPFWHNWRWGLYFWAVAGVFLLVGALVFRRLRPHFADVL